The following coding sequences are from one Reyranella humidisoli window:
- the phnD gene encoding phosphonate ABC transporter substrate-binding protein, giving the protein MIKRRSVLVSTAGVLLAVPFAANAQDWKAKYPEIVVAIVPAENAGGVVDRYGPFVKYLEKELGTKVTLRVANDYTAVIEGQKNRQIHVGFYGPGSYARAYAVSGGNTVAFGTTQNQDGSIGYYSVVYVKADSPYKSLDDLKGKKLGLVDVESTSGYKAPVFFMNREGKAPDKFFSVAQVTGSHENAVLAMTQGTVDAATNWWNSDTDSNLTRMLNKGMLKKADGSPMKYEDFRIVWKSPLLAGSPFAYLNDMPDDLKKAIASAFYNAHKKDKAAFDKLSDGKDLAFVPVGHKDYLEFIELNKYLEELRRKKG; this is encoded by the coding sequence ATGATCAAGCGTCGTTCGGTTCTCGTCTCCACGGCGGGTGTGCTTCTCGCCGTGCCCTTTGCCGCGAATGCCCAGGACTGGAAAGCCAAGTATCCGGAGATCGTGGTGGCGATCGTTCCCGCCGAGAATGCTGGCGGCGTCGTCGACCGCTACGGTCCGTTCGTCAAGTACCTCGAGAAGGAACTCGGCACGAAGGTCACCCTGCGCGTCGCCAACGACTATACGGCGGTGATCGAGGGACAGAAGAACCGTCAGATCCACGTTGGCTTCTATGGCCCCGGATCCTATGCCCGGGCGTACGCCGTCTCGGGCGGCAACACGGTCGCTTTCGGAACGACCCAGAACCAGGACGGCTCGATCGGTTACTATTCGGTCGTCTATGTGAAGGCGGACAGTCCATACAAGAGTCTCGACGACCTGAAGGGCAAGAAACTCGGGCTCGTCGATGTCGAGTCGACTTCAGGCTACAAGGCGCCGGTCTTCTTCATGAACAGGGAAGGCAAGGCGCCGGACAAGTTCTTTTCGGTGGCCCAGGTGACTGGCAGCCACGAGAACGCCGTGCTGGCCATGACCCAGGGTACGGTCGATGCGGCCACCAACTGGTGGAATTCCGACACCGACTCGAACCTCACGCGCATGCTCAACAAGGGCATGCTCAAGAAGGCCGACGGTTCGCCGATGAAGTACGAGGACTTCCGCATCGTCTGGAAGTCGCCGCTGCTTGCGGGCTCTCCCTTCGCCTATCTCAACGACATGCCGGACGACCTCAAGAAGGCGATCGCGAGCGCCTTCTACAACGCCCACAAGAAGGACAAGGCTGCGTTCGACAAGCTGTCGGACGGTAAGGATCTCGCCTTCGTTCCGGTCGGTCACAAGGACTATCTGGAGTTCATCGAACTCAACAAGTACCTCGAAGAACTGCGCCGCAAGAAGGGCTGA
- the phnE gene encoding phosphonate ABC transporter, permease protein PhnE — MAKTLAILPAAQLAPLAEAYRAAMAVKRRWTIGGLAVLAVCTALSVWAGQVDIVKFWSGLPRFASYFHDILPRLRFETFAADMAEWFWNLDGWLGLLWDTLLVAYVGTLAGAMAGFVLCFLASANLTRSPVVRIFARRSLEFGRTFPEIVFALMFVYAFGFGPMPGVLAIAIHTAGALGKQFSEVVENVDMNPVEGLTASGANYVEAIRFGVVPQVLSNFVSYSLLRFEINVRGATVLGFVGAGGIGKELISSIRQFYYADVSAILVIIIGTVFLIDWLTEMLRHRLLGIEGGAR, encoded by the coding sequence ATGGCAAAGACCTTGGCGATATTGCCAGCGGCGCAGCTTGCTCCGCTGGCCGAAGCCTATCGTGCCGCGATGGCGGTCAAGCGACGCTGGACCATCGGCGGTCTCGCGGTGCTGGCCGTCTGCACGGCATTGTCAGTATGGGCCGGTCAGGTCGACATCGTGAAGTTCTGGTCGGGTTTGCCCCGGTTCGCCAGTTACTTCCACGACATACTGCCGCGCCTGCGGTTTGAGACTTTCGCCGCCGACATGGCCGAGTGGTTCTGGAACCTCGACGGATGGCTTGGCCTTCTATGGGACACGCTGCTGGTGGCCTATGTGGGCACACTGGCCGGGGCAATGGCGGGATTCGTCCTCTGCTTCCTCGCTTCCGCGAACCTGACGAGATCGCCCGTCGTGCGGATCTTCGCCCGGCGCTCATTGGAGTTCGGCCGGACCTTTCCCGAAATCGTCTTCGCCCTGATGTTCGTCTATGCCTTCGGCTTCGGTCCGATGCCGGGGGTCCTCGCCATTGCCATTCACACCGCGGGCGCGCTGGGAAAGCAGTTCTCGGAGGTCGTCGAGAATGTGGACATGAACCCGGTCGAAGGCCTGACCGCGAGCGGAGCGAACTATGTCGAAGCCATCCGTTTCGGCGTGGTGCCGCAGGTACTGTCGAACTTTGTCAGCTATTCCCTGCTGCGGTTCGAGATCAACGTGCGCGGCGCGACCGTGCTCGGCTTCGTGGGCGCAGGGGGAATCGGCAAGGAGCTGATCTCATCCATCCGGCAGTTCTACTACGCCGACGTGAGCGCGATTCTGGTCATCATCATCGGTACGGTCTTCCTGATCGACTGGCTGACCGAAATGCTGCGTCACAGATTGCTCGGCATTGAAGGAGGCGCTCGATGA
- the phnE gene encoding phosphonate ABC transporter, permease protein PhnE codes for MSEPARPVRGLGETDRSELKRRYPQAFRAPIAKRCLSLAIVFGGAGLAVYTLWRFGFSPAKFVDGLDKLGIVVVLMMPPDPGSQFWHYTSALAETLAIAFLGTLGAAVLALPMSMLAAKNVVANRILHFASRRFLDTIRGVDTLIWALIWINVVGLGPFAGILAIMTSDFGSFGKLFSEAIEASDRKPVDGVLSAGGSELHGFRFGILPQVLPVLLSQVLYYFESNTRSATIIGIVGAGGIGLYLANEIAQAEWQRVAFIILMILVTVSVIDWFSSRLRLAMIGRRAGATA; via the coding sequence ATGAGCGAACCCGCGAGACCGGTCCGCGGCCTTGGAGAAACCGATCGGTCCGAGCTGAAGCGCCGTTACCCGCAGGCGTTCCGGGCGCCGATAGCCAAGCGGTGCCTTTCGCTGGCGATCGTCTTCGGCGGAGCCGGTCTCGCGGTCTACACGCTGTGGCGCTTCGGCTTCTCGCCGGCGAAGTTCGTCGACGGGCTGGACAAGCTTGGCATCGTCGTCGTGTTGATGATGCCCCCCGATCCCGGCAGCCAGTTCTGGCACTACACCTCGGCTCTTGCCGAGACCCTGGCGATCGCATTTCTCGGCACACTGGGCGCCGCGGTTCTCGCCCTTCCCATGAGCATGCTTGCCGCGAAGAACGTCGTCGCCAATCGTATCCTCCACTTCGCGAGCCGGCGATTCCTCGACACGATACGCGGTGTCGACACACTGATCTGGGCTCTCATCTGGATCAATGTCGTCGGCCTTGGACCCTTCGCCGGCATCCTGGCCATCATGACTTCGGACTTCGGCTCGTTCGGCAAGCTTTTCTCGGAGGCGATCGAGGCGTCGGATCGCAAGCCGGTCGACGGCGTGCTGTCAGCCGGCGGGTCGGAACTGCACGGCTTCCGCTTTGGCATTCTGCCGCAGGTTCTGCCCGTGCTGCTGAGCCAGGTCCTCTACTACTTTGAAAGCAACACGCGCTCGGCCACCATCATCGGTATCGTGGGCGCGGGCGGCATCGGTCTCTACCTTGCCAACGAGATCGCCCAGGCGGAGTGGCAAAGGGTGGCTTTCATCATCCTGATGATCCTCGTTACGGTCTCCGTCATCGACTGGTTCTCGAGCAGGCTCCGTCTCGCCATGATCGGTCGTCGTGCGGGAGCAACCGCTTGA
- a CDS encoding DUF1045 domain-containing protein produces MQDAPGLPRYALYYAPRAEEALAVVAGRWLGRSPDSGEARDIAPIGSISRERLSELVADPGLYGFHGTLKPPMGLADRVTERDLLDAVGAFAATERQIDIPSVALAELSDFLALVPSERCSTLQDFSDRCVAEFDAFRRPAGEAELARRRGAGLSVRQDELLRRWGYPYVMEQGRFHLTLTSRVTDRVERAVILDELRRRFAAFIGQPLAVRDICVFRQPAPGRPFTVLARFRLGGGRRLTTQVWRAA; encoded by the coding sequence ATGCAAGATGCGCCGGGGTTGCCCCGTTATGCACTCTATTACGCGCCACGTGCGGAAGAGGCGCTGGCGGTCGTCGCCGGCCGCTGGCTTGGTCGCAGCCCGGATTCGGGTGAGGCGCGCGACATCGCCCCGATCGGAAGCATTTCCCGGGAGCGGCTGTCCGAGCTGGTGGCGGACCCCGGGCTCTACGGTTTTCACGGCACGTTGAAGCCGCCGATGGGGTTGGCCGACAGGGTCACCGAACGTGATCTGCTCGACGCGGTCGGCGCGTTTGCCGCAACGGAACGCCAGATCGATATCCCGTCCGTCGCGCTGGCGGAGCTGAGCGACTTTCTTGCCCTCGTGCCGTCGGAGCGATGTTCCACCCTTCAGGATTTCTCCGACCGATGTGTCGCGGAGTTCGATGCGTTCCGTCGTCCCGCCGGAGAGGCCGAGCTGGCGCGCCGGCGCGGCGCGGGCCTGAGTGTGCGGCAGGACGAGCTGCTGCGGCGCTGGGGCTATCCCTACGTGATGGAGCAGGGCCGCTTCCACCTGACGCTCACGAGCCGGGTAACGGATCGGGTGGAGCGAGCCGTGATCCTGGACGAGCTGCGCCGTCGGTTCGCAGCCTTCATCGGTCAGCCGCTGGCGGTGAGGGACATTTGCGTCTTCCGTCAGCCGGCGCCTGGTCGTCCGTTCACCGTCCTGGCGCGGTTCAGGCTCGGCGGAGGGCGGCGCCTGACCACTCAAGTGTGGAGAGCAGCCTGA
- the phnN gene encoding phosphonate metabolism protein/1,5-bisphosphokinase (PRPP-forming) PhnN produces the protein MEGSLVYVMGPSGAGKDSVLGRARALLPSDAPVVFAHRYITRPADTGGENHVAVTRAEFAMRRAHGLFAYHWGAHGNDYGVGREIHDWRAAGLTVVVSGSRDHFLRTGGLDSQARPVLITAPADRLRQRLAARGRESSAEAARRLDRAEAYEIDDPRLVTIVNDGTLEKAAEAFVRLLSTLEWSGAALRRA, from the coding sequence ATGGAAGGTTCACTGGTCTACGTCATGGGCCCGTCCGGCGCCGGCAAGGACTCCGTCCTTGGCCGCGCCCGCGCGTTGCTCCCGTCCGACGCGCCCGTCGTGTTCGCGCATCGCTACATCACCCGGCCGGCCGACACCGGCGGCGAAAACCATGTGGCCGTGACGCGCGCGGAATTCGCCATGCGCCGCGCCCATGGTCTGTTCGCCTATCACTGGGGCGCCCACGGGAACGACTATGGAGTCGGCCGCGAGATCCACGATTGGCGCGCCGCCGGCCTGACCGTGGTGGTGAGCGGCTCGCGCGATCATTTCCTGCGGACCGGCGGCCTGGACTCGCAGGCCCGGCCCGTCCTCATCACCGCGCCGGCCGATCGGCTGAGACAGCGACTTGCGGCGCGCGGGCGCGAGAGCTCAGCCGAAGCCGCCAGACGGCTCGACCGCGCCGAAGCCTACGAGATCGACGACCCGCGCCTGGTGACGATCGTCAACGACGGCACCCTCGAGAAGGCCGCCGAGGCCTTCGTCAGGCTGCTCTCCACACTTGAGTGGTCAGGCGCCGCCCTCCGCCGAGCCTGA
- a CDS encoding alpha-D-ribose 1-methylphosphonate 5-triphosphate diphosphatase, with product MSVETILTNARVVTADAEFDGTVIVREGRIVEIAQDRSCAAGAIDLEGDYLVPGLVELHTDNMEKHFAPRPGVKWPSVSAVMAHDTQISAAGITTVFDSLALGDVHGKSDRVQNRERMIEAVCAVTDRRMTRAEHRIHLRCEITADDAVEAVDKWIDLPLVGLVSINDHTPGQRQFLDPEKLKQYYKGKYAMTDAQFEEFSARVTELHHRNAVRHRSEIVGRAQARALPIASHDDATHGHVQEAVANGMTIAEFPTTHEAARASRDAGLAVLMGAPNLVLGGSHSGNIAAIDLLRAGHVDILSSDYVPASLMESVFKLPSSGIGISLPQAVKLASLNPARAVGMGDRGEIAPERRADLARVRTVDGAAVVRAVWREGERVV from the coding sequence ATGAGCGTCGAGACCATCCTGACTAACGCCCGCGTCGTCACCGCCGATGCGGAGTTCGACGGCACCGTCATCGTGCGCGAAGGCCGCATCGTCGAGATCGCCCAGGACCGTTCCTGCGCGGCAGGCGCAATAGACCTCGAAGGCGACTATCTCGTGCCCGGCCTGGTCGAGTTGCACACCGACAACATGGAAAAGCACTTCGCGCCGCGCCCCGGCGTGAAATGGCCCAGCGTCTCGGCCGTCATGGCGCACGACACGCAGATCAGCGCCGCCGGCATCACCACGGTGTTCGATTCGCTGGCGCTGGGCGACGTCCACGGCAAGTCGGACCGCGTCCAGAACCGCGAGCGCATGATCGAGGCGGTGTGCGCCGTCACCGACCGGCGCATGACGCGCGCGGAACACCGGATCCACCTGCGCTGCGAGATCACGGCGGACGACGCGGTCGAGGCCGTCGACAAGTGGATCGACCTGCCGCTGGTCGGCCTGGTGTCGATCAACGACCACACGCCCGGCCAGCGCCAGTTCCTCGATCCCGAGAAGCTAAAGCAGTACTACAAGGGCAAGTATGCGATGACCGACGCGCAGTTCGAGGAGTTCTCGGCCCGCGTCACCGAGCTGCACCATCGCAACGCGGTGAGGCACCGCAGCGAGATCGTCGGCCGCGCCCAGGCCCGCGCCCTGCCGATCGCCAGTCACGACGACGCGACCCATGGTCATGTGCAGGAGGCCGTTGCGAACGGCATGACCATCGCCGAGTTCCCGACCACGCATGAGGCAGCCCGGGCTTCGCGCGATGCCGGCCTGGCCGTGCTGATGGGCGCGCCCAACCTCGTGCTGGGCGGCTCGCATTCCGGCAACATCGCCGCCATCGACCTGCTGCGCGCCGGCCATGTCGACATCCTGTCATCTGACTATGTGCCGGCGAGCCTGATGGAAAGTGTCTTCAAGCTGCCTTCGTCGGGCATCGGCATCTCGCTGCCGCAGGCCGTGAAGCTCGCTTCGCTCAATCCCGCTCGCGCCGTCGGGATGGGCGACCGGGGCGAGATCGCGCCGGAACGTCGCGCCGATCTGGCGCGCGTGCGTACCGTCGACGGTGCCGCCGTCGTGCGCGCCGTGTGGCGCGAAGGCGAGCGCGTCGTCTGA
- the phnL gene encoding phosphonate C-P lyase system protein PhnL encodes MTSSQPALRVCGLTKSFIVHAQGGLSLPVLRDVALSVSPGECLALVGPSGAGKSTLLRSLYGNYRADGGSIRVRQDEAWTELVGAEPRTVLDVRHRTMGFVSQFLRVIPRVSAVDVVAEPLLRRGTDADEAQRRAEFLLGMLGIPARLWSLPPATFSGGEQQRVNIARSLIVDYPILLLDEPTASLDAANRDGVVELIRQRRDAGAAVVGIFHDTDVRDAVATRVHEVLPPAQPAGVSP; translated from the coding sequence ATGACCTCCTCCCAGCCCGCCCTCCGTGTCTGCGGCCTCACCAAGTCGTTCATCGTACACGCTCAGGGCGGTCTCTCGCTTCCCGTGCTGCGGGACGTGGCGCTGTCCGTCTCGCCCGGCGAATGTCTCGCGCTGGTCGGCCCGTCCGGCGCCGGCAAGAGCACCCTGCTTCGCTCGCTCTACGGCAACTATCGCGCCGACGGCGGCTCGATCCGCGTGCGCCAGGACGAGGCCTGGACCGAGCTGGTCGGCGCCGAGCCGCGCACCGTCCTCGACGTGCGTCACCGCACGATGGGCTTCGTCAGCCAGTTCCTGCGCGTGATCCCGCGCGTGTCTGCCGTGGATGTCGTGGCGGAGCCGCTGCTGCGACGCGGCACCGACGCCGACGAGGCGCAGCGACGCGCGGAGTTCCTGCTGGGCATGCTCGGCATTCCCGCACGGCTGTGGTCGCTTCCGCCGGCGACCTTCTCCGGCGGCGAGCAGCAGAGGGTGAACATCGCGCGCTCGCTGATCGTCGACTACCCGATCCTGCTGCTCGACGAGCCCACGGCCTCGCTCGATGCCGCCAATCGCGACGGTGTGGTCGAGCTCATCCGCCAGCGCCGCGATGCCGGCGCTGCCGTCGTCGGCATCTTCCACGACACCGACGTGCGCGACGCGGTGGCGACCCGCGTCCATGAAGTCCTCCCCCCTGCCCAACCGGCCGGAGTTTCCCCATGA
- the phnK gene encoding phosphonate C-P lyase system protein PhnK codes for MSAPLLSARGVTKRFGGRVACRDVSFDLWPGEVLGIVGESGSGKTTLLNCLAGRLLPDGGSVAYETQSAGTVDVHRLSEARRRLLACTEWGFVNQDAREGLRMGVSAGANIGERLMAVGARHYGEIRREAIDWMARVEIDADRLDDRPTTYSGGMRQRLQIARNLVSKPRLVFMDEPTGGLDVSVQARILDLLRGLVGGLHLSAVLVTHDLGVARLLTHRLMVMQGGTVVEQGLTDQVLDDPQHAYTQMLVASILPV; via the coding sequence ATGAGCGCGCCGCTCCTCTCCGCTCGCGGCGTCACCAAGCGTTTCGGCGGCCGCGTCGCCTGCCGCGACGTGAGCTTCGACCTGTGGCCCGGCGAAGTGCTGGGCATCGTGGGTGAATCGGGCTCCGGCAAGACGACGCTGCTCAATTGCCTGGCCGGCCGGCTCCTGCCCGACGGCGGCTCCGTCGCCTACGAAACGCAGTCCGCCGGCACCGTCGACGTGCACCGCCTCTCCGAGGCGCGCCGCCGCCTGCTCGCGTGCACCGAATGGGGCTTCGTGAACCAGGACGCGCGCGAGGGCTTGCGCATGGGCGTGAGCGCCGGCGCCAACATCGGCGAGCGGCTGATGGCCGTGGGCGCGCGCCACTATGGCGAGATCCGCCGCGAGGCCATCGACTGGATGGCACGGGTCGAGATCGATGCCGACCGCCTCGACGACCGCCCGACGACCTATTCCGGCGGCATGCGCCAGCGCCTGCAGATCGCCCGCAACCTCGTCAGCAAGCCGCGGCTGGTCTTCATGGACGAGCCGACCGGCGGGCTCGACGTCTCCGTGCAGGCCCGCATCCTCGACCTGTTGCGCGGGCTCGTCGGAGGTCTTCACTTATCGGCCGTGCTGGTGACCCACGATCTCGGTGTCGCGCGGCTGCTGACGCACCGGCTGATGGTGATGCAGGGAGGCACGGTCGTCGAACAGGGTCTGACCGACCAGGTGCTCGACGATCCGCAGCACGCCTACACGCAAATGCTCGTCGCCTCGATCCTGCCGGTGTGA
- a CDS encoding alpha-D-ribose 1-methylphosphonate 5-phosphate C-P-lyase PhnJ — MQDTAYNYAYLDEQTKRMIRRAILKAVAVPGYQVPFGGREMPLPYGWGTGGIQVTAAIIGRDDTLKVIDQGADDTTNAVSIRRFFAKVAEVATTTHTQEATVIQTRHRVPETPLTDGQILVFQVPIPEPLRMLEPRETETRTLHALSEYGVMQVSLYESIARHGRIAKTYNYPVMVNGRYIMSPSPIPKFDNPKLDRSPALQLYGAGREKRIYAVPPYTPVKSLDFDDHPFEIETWTECCALCGSRESFLDEMIVDDAGKRLFVCSDTDYCESRR; from the coding sequence ATCCAGGATACCGCCTACAACTACGCCTATCTCGACGAGCAGACCAAGCGGATGATCCGCCGCGCCATCCTGAAGGCCGTGGCGGTGCCGGGCTATCAGGTTCCCTTCGGTGGCCGCGAGATGCCGCTGCCCTATGGTTGGGGCACCGGCGGCATCCAGGTGACGGCAGCGATCATCGGGCGTGACGACACGTTGAAGGTGATCGACCAGGGCGCCGACGACACGACCAACGCCGTCTCGATCCGCCGCTTCTTCGCCAAGGTGGCCGAAGTCGCCACGACCACGCACACGCAAGAGGCGACCGTTATCCAGACACGGCATCGCGTGCCCGAGACGCCGCTGACGGACGGCCAGATCCTGGTCTTCCAGGTGCCGATCCCCGAGCCGCTGCGCATGCTCGAGCCGCGTGAGACCGAGACGCGGACGCTGCATGCGCTGTCCGAGTACGGCGTCATGCAGGTGAGCCTCTACGAAAGCATCGCCCGCCACGGCCGCATCGCCAAGACCTACAACTATCCGGTGATGGTGAACGGGCGCTACATCATGAGCCCTTCGCCGATCCCGAAGTTCGACAATCCCAAGCTCGACCGCAGCCCCGCGCTGCAGCTCTACGGCGCCGGCCGCGAGAAGCGCATCTATGCCGTGCCACCGTACACACCGGTGAAGAGCCTCGATTTCGACGACCATCCTTTCGAGATCGAGACCTGGACGGAGTGCTGCGCACTCTGCGGCTCCAGGGAAAGCTTCCTCGACGAGATGATCGTCGACGATGCCGGCAAGCGCCTGTTCGTCTGCTCCGACACCGATTATTGCGAGAGCCGGCGATGA
- a CDS encoding carbon-phosphorus lyase complex subunit PhnI, translating to MYVAVKGGETAIAHSLDLLADKRRGDRNVCELSLEQIDQQLGLAVDRVMTEGSCYDRSLAALAIKQARGDLIEAIFLLRAYRTTLPRFGASEPLDTSRMVAERRISSTFKDVPGGQVLGPTYDYTHRLLDFALTASGERPTAATAPADTTDSLPRVGDILQRDGLLEPPPTSVEGETNDLTRQPLVLPANRPLRLQNLARGDEGFLLALGYSTQRGYGNNHPFVGEIRYGLVPVSFVPEELGFAIEIGEIEVTECDMVNQFAGSHDVPPQFTRGYGLAFGHAERKAMAMALVDRALRADELGEAATSPAQDEEFVLAHSDNVEGSGFVQHLKLPHYVDFQSELVVVRALRAEVEKRREQAALSQAAE from the coding sequence GTGTATGTCGCAGTCAAGGGCGGCGAAACCGCCATCGCCCATTCGCTGGATCTCCTAGCCGACAAGCGCCGCGGCGACCGCAACGTCTGCGAGCTTTCGCTGGAGCAGATCGATCAGCAGCTGGGCCTCGCCGTCGATCGCGTGATGACCGAGGGCTCCTGCTACGACCGCAGCCTGGCGGCCCTCGCAATCAAGCAGGCGCGCGGTGATCTCATCGAAGCGATCTTCCTGCTCCGCGCCTATCGCACGACCCTGCCGCGCTTTGGCGCGTCGGAGCCCCTCGACACCAGCCGCATGGTGGCGGAGCGCCGCATCTCCTCGACCTTCAAGGACGTGCCGGGCGGCCAGGTGCTGGGCCCGACCTACGACTACACCCACCGGCTGCTCGACTTCGCGCTGACGGCGTCGGGCGAGCGCCCGACCGCGGCCACGGCGCCCGCCGACACCACCGACAGCCTGCCGCGCGTGGGCGACATCCTGCAGCGCGACGGCCTGCTCGAACCGCCACCCACCTCGGTGGAGGGTGAGACAAATGACCTGACGCGCCAGCCGCTGGTGCTGCCCGCCAACCGACCGCTGCGCCTGCAGAACTTGGCGCGTGGCGACGAAGGCTTCCTGCTGGCCCTCGGCTATTCGACGCAGCGTGGCTACGGCAACAACCATCCCTTCGTCGGCGAGATCCGCTACGGCCTCGTGCCCGTGTCCTTCGTGCCGGAGGAGCTGGGCTTCGCCATCGAGATCGGCGAGATCGAGGTGACCGAGTGCGACATGGTCAACCAGTTTGCCGGCTCGCACGACGTGCCGCCTCAGTTCACGCGCGGCTATGGCCTGGCGTTCGGCCATGCCGAGCGCAAGGCGATGGCCATGGCCCTGGTGGACCGCGCGCTGCGCGCCGACGAGCTGGGGGAGGCCGCGACGTCGCCCGCCCAGGACGAGGAGTTCGTGCTGGCGCACAGCGACAATGTCGAGGGCTCGGGCTTCGTCCAGCACCTCAAGCTGCCGCACTACGTCGATTTCCAGTCCGAGCTGGTGGTGGTGCGGGCCTTGCGCGCCGAGGTCGAGAAGCGCCGCGAGCAGGCGGCCCTCAGCCAGGCGGCGGAGTGA
- the phnH gene encoding phosphonate C-P lyase system protein PhnH, with amino-acid sequence MTSLLAPGLADPPHDAQRLFRSVLDAFSHPGRIVELRDAPTGPGTLSPATVAFLLTFADRETPLWLEAGLDKQEVRDFLRFHAGSPIVHAREAATFAVIIGGGGDPFAGFAIGTDTYPDRAATLVIEVPSLEDGPSCTWRGPGIDGETRVAIAGLGSRFWPAWAANHALFPCGVDLVFASGSRLVSLPRSVAVEA; translated from the coding sequence GTGACCAGCCTGCTCGCACCGGGCCTCGCCGATCCGCCGCACGACGCGCAGCGCCTGTTCCGCAGCGTGCTTGATGCATTTTCCCATCCCGGCCGCATCGTCGAACTGCGCGACGCGCCCACCGGTCCGGGCACACTCAGTCCCGCAACCGTGGCCTTCCTGCTGACCTTCGCCGACCGCGAGACGCCGCTCTGGCTCGAGGCAGGTCTCGACAAGCAGGAAGTCCGCGACTTCCTGCGCTTCCATGCCGGTTCCCCCATTGTCCATGCGCGCGAAGCCGCGACCTTCGCCGTGATCATCGGCGGTGGCGGCGATCCCTTTGCCGGCTTCGCCATTGGCACCGACACCTATCCCGACCGCGCCGCCACGCTGGTGATCGAAGTGCCGTCGCTCGAGGACGGTCCGAGCTGCACCTGGCGCGGCCCCGGCATCGACGGCGAGACACGCGTCGCCATCGCCGGGCTCGGCTCCCGCTTCTGGCCGGCCTGGGCCGCCAACCACGCGCTCTTCCCCTGCGGCGTCGACCTCGTCTTCGCCTCGGGTTCCCGACTTGTCTCGCTGCCGCGCAGCGTCGCCGTGGAGGCCTGA
- the phnG gene encoding phosphonate C-P lyase system protein PhnG, with amino-acid sequence MSPNPSIERRRRWLSVLAKAPSTRLQALWQALGATPSYVVLRRPEIGLVMVQGRISGTGAPFCTGEMTVTRAAVRLDGGEMGFGYVGGRDTRHAETVAAIDALGQRADWTERLEAELVAPLAREAEARHRLIAARAAATKVDFFTVAREAGT; translated from the coding sequence ATGTCTCCCAACCCGTCAATCGAGCGTCGCCGCCGATGGCTTTCCGTCCTCGCGAAAGCACCAAGCACAAGGCTGCAAGCCCTGTGGCAGGCGCTTGGGGCCACTCCCTCCTATGTCGTCCTGCGCCGCCCCGAGATCGGGCTGGTCATGGTGCAGGGCCGCATCTCCGGCACCGGCGCGCCCTTCTGCACCGGTGAAATGACGGTCACTCGCGCCGCGGTGCGCCTCGACGGTGGCGAGATGGGTTTCGGCTATGTCGGCGGCCGTGATACCCGCCACGCCGAGACCGTCGCCGCGATCGATGCGCTGGGTCAGCGGGCCGACTGGACAGAACGACTCGAAGCCGAACTCGTGGCGCCGCTTGCACGTGAAGCCGAGGCCCGACACCGCCTGATCGCCGCGCGCGCCGCCGCCACCAAGGTCGACTTCTTCACCGTCGCCCGCGAGGCCGGCACGTGA